One Cicer arietinum cultivar CDC Frontier isolate Library 1 chromosome 8, Cicar.CDCFrontier_v2.0, whole genome shotgun sequence DNA segment encodes these proteins:
- the LOC101492156 gene encoding uncharacterized protein, translating into MKSDGYDPYIDDIFDVAADGNCGFHAIALLFGFGEECWSLVRKRLDQEIVSHVTPYDRLFTGRIKEVRDSLMISGLGVQPMDKWLSIPDMGYVIATTYNIILVTFGLTFSMTFFPMRGSHSRSTKNDRICCIGFVNGNHWIPLKMKDGFPMPDIAPGWKQYRTNEATSWAIAYTDRLQHWGIY; encoded by the exons ATGAAGTCAGatggatatgat CcatacattgatgacatatttgacgtggcagctgatggaaattgtggttTTCACGCTATTGCATTATTGTTTGGTTTCGGTGAAGAGTGTTGGTCTTTGGTCCGCAAGAGATTGGATCAAGAGATTGTTTCTCATGTAACTCCATATGATAGATTGTTCACAGGACGCATTAAAGAAGTAAGAGATTCGTTGATGATATCCGGCTTAGGTGTTCAACCCATGGATAAATGGTTGTCCATacctgatatgggttacgtgatagcgacaacatataatattattcttgtcaCGTTCGGTCTGACATTTTCAATGACTTTCTTTCCTATGAGGGGTTCACATTCTAgatcgacaaaaaatgatcgcatttgttgtattggttttgttaatgGAAATCACTGGATTCcg ttAAAGATGAAAGATGGATTTCCAATGCCAGACATTGCACCAGGTTGGAAGCAATATCGTACCAATGAAGCAACTTCTTGGGCAATAGCATACACAGACCGTCTACAACACTGGGGTATTTATTAG
- the LOC101505299 gene encoding transcription factor bHLH93-like isoform X2, with translation MELSQLGFLDELLAPRKDTWNALSTTGLNELLLPTCCYTFDSFDENLLNNPSLNPSFASFSTPLDHRFECSYGTDATTPSYPFVDAFTVPEFDESAPLLPSMEDEAFGGFLGTESNKSFEQTKINCKVEEHVNEIPVFNMGLCGEKKQKSKRVEGQPSKNLMAERRRRKRLNDRLSMLRSIVPKISKMDRTSILGDTIDYMKELLERIGKLQEEVEDGTNQINLLGISKELKPNEVMFDVERRDQDTRISICCATKPGLLLSTVNTLEALGLEIHQCVISSFNDFSLQASCSEAAGQRNCMNPEEIKQSLFRNAGYGGRCL, from the exons atggaactTTCTCAACTTGGTTTTCTAGATGAGCTACTAGCTCCAAGAAAAGACACATGGAATGCTTTATCAACAACTGGTTTGAATGAGTTACTACTCCCTACTTGTTGTTACACCTTTGACTCTTTTGATGAAAATCTACTCAACAATCCATCTTTGAATCCTTCTTTTGCTTCATTCTCAACACCATTAGACCATAGATTTGAATGTTCTTATGGAACTGATGCTACAACACCATCATACCCTTTTGTTGATGCTTTTACTGTGCCGGAGTTTGATGAGTCAGCACCACTTTTACCTTCAATGGAGGATGAAGCTTTTGGTGGATTTCTTGGAACTGAGAGTAACAAGAGTTTTGAACAAACTAAAATCAACTGCAAAGTTGAGGAACATGTTAATGAGATTCCTGTCTTTAACATGGGTTTGTGTGGTGAGAAGAAGCAGAAATCTAAAAGGGTTGAAGGACAGCCTTCTAAGAATCTTATGGCtgaaagaaggagaagaaagCGTTTGAATGATAGGCTTTCTATGTTAAGGTCAATTGTCCCTAAGATCAGCAAG ATGGACAGGACATCAATTCTTGGAGATACTATTGATTACATGAAAGAGCTTCTAGAAAGGATTGGTAAGTTGCAAGAAGAAGTGGAAGATGGAACAAATCAGATTAACCTTTTGGGAATTTCTAAGGAGCTAAAGCCAAATGAAGTCATG ttTGATGTTGAGAGGAGAGACCAGGATACAAGGATCAGCATTTGCTGTGCCACAAAACCAGGATTGTTACTGTCAACTGTGAACACATTAGAAGCATTAGGCCTTGAGATTCATCAGTGTGTTATAAGCAGTTTCAATGATTTTTCATTGCAAGCATCTTGCTCAGAG GCAGCTGGTCAGAGAAATTGTATGAACCCTGAAGAGATAAAGCAATCACTATTCAGGAATGCAGGTTATGGTGGAAGATGTCTCTAA
- the LOC101505299 gene encoding transcription factor bHLH93-like isoform X1 gives MELSQLGFLDELLAPRKDTWNALSTTGLNELLLPTCCYTFDSFDENLLNNPSLNPSFASFSTPLDHRFECSYGTDATTPSYPFVDAFTVPEFDESAPLLPSMEDEAFGGFLGTESNKSFEQTKINCKVEEHVNEIPVFNMGLCGEKKQKSKRVEGQPSKNLMAERRRRKRLNDRLSMLRSIVPKISKMDRTSILGDTIDYMKELLERIGKLQEEVEDGTNQINLLGISKELKPNEVMVRNSPKFDVERRDQDTRISICCATKPGLLLSTVNTLEALGLEIHQCVISSFNDFSLQASCSEAAGQRNCMNPEEIKQSLFRNAGYGGRCL, from the exons atggaactTTCTCAACTTGGTTTTCTAGATGAGCTACTAGCTCCAAGAAAAGACACATGGAATGCTTTATCAACAACTGGTTTGAATGAGTTACTACTCCCTACTTGTTGTTACACCTTTGACTCTTTTGATGAAAATCTACTCAACAATCCATCTTTGAATCCTTCTTTTGCTTCATTCTCAACACCATTAGACCATAGATTTGAATGTTCTTATGGAACTGATGCTACAACACCATCATACCCTTTTGTTGATGCTTTTACTGTGCCGGAGTTTGATGAGTCAGCACCACTTTTACCTTCAATGGAGGATGAAGCTTTTGGTGGATTTCTTGGAACTGAGAGTAACAAGAGTTTTGAACAAACTAAAATCAACTGCAAAGTTGAGGAACATGTTAATGAGATTCCTGTCTTTAACATGGGTTTGTGTGGTGAGAAGAAGCAGAAATCTAAAAGGGTTGAAGGACAGCCTTCTAAGAATCTTATGGCtgaaagaaggagaagaaagCGTTTGAATGATAGGCTTTCTATGTTAAGGTCAATTGTCCCTAAGATCAGCAAG ATGGACAGGACATCAATTCTTGGAGATACTATTGATTACATGAAAGAGCTTCTAGAAAGGATTGGTAAGTTGCAAGAAGAAGTGGAAGATGGAACAAATCAGATTAACCTTTTGGGAATTTCTAAGGAGCTAAAGCCAAATGAAGTCATGGTAAGAAATTCACCCAAG ttTGATGTTGAGAGGAGAGACCAGGATACAAGGATCAGCATTTGCTGTGCCACAAAACCAGGATTGTTACTGTCAACTGTGAACACATTAGAAGCATTAGGCCTTGAGATTCATCAGTGTGTTATAAGCAGTTTCAATGATTTTTCATTGCAAGCATCTTGCTCAGAG GCAGCTGGTCAGAGAAATTGTATGAACCCTGAAGAGATAAAGCAATCACTATTCAGGAATGCAGGTTATGGTGGAAGATGTCTCTAA